In Lates calcarifer isolate ASB-BC8 linkage group LG21, TLL_Latcal_v3, whole genome shotgun sequence, the sequence ACACAGACCCCCATTCCatcacccaccaccaccatctgcATTCCCAAATGCACAAAATCTGCCACCACATGTGAATCCCAACTGGAGCGCTTCAGGCATTGCATTGGTGTCGCATCTTCCAACATTTTCTCGCTTGCCATCTCCAAATGAATACAGCCCCCCCACTCAGGGATATTATGGAGATTATCCACGTCACTTTGACAGGGATGAACGGGGTTGTAGCTATGATGCATACtcaaataatgtaaatgtaagatGGTCTAGAGATAGAGAAGAAGATCGGCCTCAGCTTGATGAAGAGGATGACAGGCACCAGAGATTTGATTCAGAAAATGAACTCTGGGAGCAACAGCATCACTGCCGGCCCCCCGATAATACTCATGCATGCCATTCTTCCTTGGTGCTGATCTTAATGAGGGGCTTGCCAGGATCTGGGAAATCAACCCTGGCCAGGTACATCTGTGTAATTTTGAATGTCCTAAACggttatatctttttttttttttcctccaggtgtgAATGTATTATCTTGTACATTTGTGTCCCATTTCTCTCATAGGGAGCTGCTCTCCACTGGTCCCAGTGGGCTAATACTGAGCACAGATGACTACTTTGCCCACAAGGACGGCTACCGCTATGAACCAGGCCTTCTAGGAGTGGCACATGAATGGAACCAGAGCAGAGGTATTGTCTCCTTATGCTCAAAAGCTTAAATGATTACTTCCATatcatgaaaaaaagatttcattGCAGCAGCCACAAAAGCAGTGTCGTCTTCATAATGAGAGTATTATCAGACATGCAGTACTGAGCAAGTTTTGGGTGCTAAAAGTAAAAATGCTTTCAGAATTAATGCCATggatagtttttatttattcattcaagtGTAGTAGACAGAAAAGAAACCCAAATCCAATCAGTATTTGGTGTGACCTTTGTTGGCCTCTTAACACAGCACCAATTCTCCtcagtacacatgcacacattttttCAAGGCACTTGGCAGGGAGGCTGTTCCAAATTCCCAacacttttgcacagtactgtttATGTGGTTTGTCACAGTGGCCTAGTAAACCACTGTTTAAGCcagacatgttaaaaaaaaaaaggtgcccTTTCTGTTAGTTAAGTGTTGGCAGCATGACAATAAAAAGTTTCACTGAATACGGTTGTAGAAAtatagatatttatttttttgccagaTCAaggttaaatgtgtttttggtgtCTAACCCTCTTTCAGCTAAAGGTGCTATGCATGATCGCCGGTCTCCAATTATCATAGATAATACAAATATTCAAGCCTGGGAAATGAAGCCATATGTCAAAATGGTAGGTGGTGATGTCACTTAATAATTAACTAAATAATAGTATTATTATATAGTTACTTAGTTGTAGTGTTTCATGCCACTTTCACAGATCCTAATAAAAATTCCCATTTTTATAACAGGCTTTGGAGAGAGGATACAGAGTAGACTTTTGTGAACCTGACACCAGCTGGAAGTTGGATCCTTATGAGCTGGAGAAGTATGATTGCATAATTATCACATTATACTTATGTGCAGGTTCAGACTTTGAAAAACTTCACTTCCTAACATTACCACACTGCATTTGTTGCCCTCAAGGAGGAACAAGCATGGTGTTCCCCAGGAGAAGATCACTCAGATGCTGGATCGCTTTTCATCTCCCGTATCCATAGACATTGTCATGAGTTCACAAGAGCCGCCTCACGTGCACCAGAGGCGTCGGCCAGAGCAGccacagaggatgaggagaaacagagatttCTAGAGATTTTTAGTTAATACAGGGATTTAACCAGCCAAATACTTTGCCTTGAAGAAcaacatttttgtaattgtgtaaaaattgttgctgctgtttctaCACAAATTTAATATATAATGTTGTATGCTGTAAATTTGTGTAAAGAGAgaacaaacatattttctctgaagacattttcattgtttaattGTCATGTGTCATATCTTCTCTGGTAAAAGTCAAATCTgcattatttttgtaatttgtatttAATGACTGATATTTTAGACTTGCATTTTGTGGGTTCATTAAAATATGCAACAACATGGAGAACCTCATGCCTCATGTTAGCAATGttgtgcatacacacaaactctctgagaattccttggaccactgtgagcaacatcagacatgcacactgttgcacactgtaattttatgcgctacatagttttgctgtgcgtgGAGAAAGCAGGGAGCAGTGCGCGATTGCGCgggcgcgcagcttagagggaacattgcatGTTAGTTTCCTGCTCTAATCGATTACCAGTTGCTTGTTAATATAGTTTTGACATCCTCTTCCTTGAAATCTGCAGAGCAACAAGAATTTTGTCTTCTAGTAAAACACAATTTTCAAAGTTAATTAACCTCTATGATTATGCAAACATGACAATTACAGTTTCCCAGAAGGCATACAATATCTTCTTGTGCCACTATCCATGAGGATGTCACATGGATATACTTTGTGTatagactgaaatatttattttttaattaaatgtatatACACTCAAAATTTcttgtaggtgtgaatgtgagcatgaatgGTTGTTGGTCTCTGTATACCTGTGGTACCAAATATTCAGAAACTGTTGAGTCTTAAACACACTCAGCTTTTCATGAAACCACTTGGCCAAAGCAGAATAACCCCATTGCACCTGCAGCAAATTACTGGGGGAAAACAATGTATAGATACCACAGCAACAGCTCTGATAATCAGCAAAGTAACAGTGAGTGTGGAGACGTGCGAGTCTGATAGCATTCATTATTGTGTCTCACAGGAAATCACATTTTGCCTTTCTATTCCCACTGGTGTTCATTAAAGCTGCACACAGATGTACTGCTTTGTTGAATTCCTTTTGTCTGGACCTCAGGCTGTTTTAACTCAAAACACGTCTccatttaaaaaggaaaatttaGATCCAGTCAGTTTTGGATTCTTTACATTAGATGGCTGCTGTGGATTTTAGGAcaagttaatattttttttttctgtggagCTTCATGTGACAGATCTGGGTTAccttttctgttctctgtttcacATTATGCAGGCTCCACTGTCTCATGTTTAAAAATAGCACAAAGGAAAAGAGCACTGGAAATTGGATGCACATAAACGAACCTAGTATGTGCTGGGTTTGGTGAAGAGAGGATGCCAGCTGGGTGAAGTAGTGTATGGCTCTTGTTCAGATtgtctgtggtcattttgtaggGCTTTGGCTTGTAATGTTATTAAGCAAAGAGTCTTTCAGTCCATGATAGTAAGAGTCTacttttgttctttgtcttcctctcatGTGGTATCTCATGAATCCTGAAACCTCACCTTGCCACATCCGTAGTGTTTTAGACTGATGTACCCCCAGTCAGTTGAAGTGATATATGTATGGTGTTTCCATTAATTTGTCCACCTCCTGTtggacagacactgacattACACAGCGCTTTCATCTTGACGACCATGCATTTTCAGTTAGACTTTGTCCAGTTGATCCCTCCATAATGTGAAATTGTTTGCTCCTTCGTGGTTTCAAGGTTGGCTGATGCATTGAAGACTACAGTTTATGCTGTACTTTGGTCTGCAGCTTCATGTCTTTTCTCTGAGGGTTTTATTAACATGGCACTGACCTTGACTGACAGAATCTAGAGTCAGTGTGAAAGATAACTTTTAGCAGTACAGGAAATAATGTGAGTCACATCTTATATACAGTGTATGATGTACCAAGATACAGACATCTTAGGAGAATTAGTTTCAGTCTGAGCAATGCAAATCTCGGGAGGAAACGtaaaggaaaaaggaggagtGTGATTCAGGATAACAGTTACCTAATCCACAAGAGgtacaagaaagaaaatattacaCTGATGGATTACTATCAAGGATGTACACATGTTTGTAACGCAGCAATAAAAAGCAGTTTATAATTTTGGGGTCACAGGTACACTTAGAAATAGTGAAGATTCCCAATATTCAGCATCAAATTGGTTGTGCATAAACCGTCAGGAGAACATTTTGTGTAGCTGACTTCAATTTTGAAAGTGAAATTGATGTAAAagtaacaacaaaatgttttttgtacCACCAAAGAGGATTCCTGGAAAATTATTAAGGCAGAGACGCATGCTATTCATCTCATGGGCAttctcttaatttttttttttgatctcATAAAGAAAAGCTGATCAGATCGTGATAAAGATGTTCAATTGCCCCCAAACCTCTGCCTTTTAGTAGATATAAAGGCTAAGCTGTTTAGTTGTATGTCTGTGAGATAGCAATGACCTTGTGTGAGAGAATCAGCGTGGAGGCAGTTTTAAAGGAGCTTACAAATGGTTATACTTGACATCATGTGACagtgcctctctgtctccattgAAGAATTCACTATGATTGTTGAAGATGTAACCTATGATATTTATTTGAATCTAAAACACTAGTGCTTTTAGGTAGGGGCAGTATCTTAGAAAAGAGATCAATTTGTGAGTCTATAACAAAAATCCATCAATAACTAAGACAAAATGATCTTTGATGAGGTGTGTATGGTAAGAGATTTTGTAAATGAGCTTTGTTGTGACAAACAGCACCCCACACAGACATTTCAGGAGCTTTGATGGTTCCATGCTCCTTGTGAGAATATTTAATGTAGACTGAAATAATCTCTTTGAGAAACCCATTATATTATCAGCATGGAACAGGGCGGCAGCCGCCTTCTGtatctgcaaaataaaagctttgacCTTTGAAATTATGGAGCTGCTCAACACCCCAGGTCCTCGATAAAGCCAAGGTCTGGCTTCAGGAGCACTGAACACTCTGATGGCGATCATGTGAAAAGCTCGAGGAAATGAACAGCTAATTTCCACAGAAGAACAACATCATTCTATTTTAGAGCAGTTTGGCTTAACACGCGCCGACTGGTAGTCAGCACAGAGTTCTTAAACCAGGTGGTCAGCTTTCGTCCTTCACTCACGCGAGGCTTTGCTTGTGAGTGACTGATTTATATCAGTAGTTACTGagatttatatttcattttttattatagCACGTCACAGTCTGTGCTGTATTCATTTACCAAGACGATCTTTCATTCAGTGACCTTCCCCGAGCATGCAGAGAAATTGTCTTCCTATTATTTGAAAGGGTGAGATTTTCTTCCTG encodes:
- the n4bp2l2 gene encoding NEDD4-binding protein 2-like 2 isoform X2, whose product is MSHTESSGATSPDIQSPCVGVGESTEDGRDDSADKNTKCVSSDCSSPDSSVRERVLKEVGLTSTTFIGPAFPPEAVTIEDTLSEFYKELEKIDTPDSTNGNPGKQHEDFIKLPTPLKISTSKQTQDVNQGKIVNASKSAETDSYQKSSGQKLQSWPHWYQNEPYFPRRPRAGIDVSSGRAVAAQNQWHYSQPLNRPPNQRLHRPPFHHPPPPSAFPNAQNLPPHVNPNWSASGIALVSHLPTFSRLPSPNEYSPPTQGYYGDYPRHFDRDERGCSYDAYSNNVNVRWSRDREEDRPQLDEEDDRHQRFDSENELWEQQHHCRPPDNTHACHSSLVLILMRGLPGSGKSTLARELLSTGPSGLILSTDDYFAHKDGYRYEPGLLGVAHEWNQSRAKGAMHDRRSPIIIDNTNIQAWEMKPYVKMALERGYRVDFCEPDTSWKLDPYELEKRNKHGVPQEKITQMLDRFSSPVSIDIVMSSQEPPHVHQRRRPEQPQRMRRNRDF
- the n4bp2l2 gene encoding NEDD4-binding protein 2-like 2 isoform X1 → MFTMSHTESSGATSPDIQSPCVGVGESTEDGRDDSADKNTKCVSSDCSSPDSSVRERVLKEVGLTSTTFIGPAFPPEAVTIEDTLSEFYKELEKIDTPDSTNGNPGKQHEDFIKLPTPLKISTSKQTQDVNQGKIVNASKSAETDSYQKSSGQKLQSWPHWYQNEPYFPRRPRAGIDVSSGRAVAAQNQWHYSQPLNRPPNQRLHRPPFHHPPPPSAFPNAQNLPPHVNPNWSASGIALVSHLPTFSRLPSPNEYSPPTQGYYGDYPRHFDRDERGCSYDAYSNNVNVRWSRDREEDRPQLDEEDDRHQRFDSENELWEQQHHCRPPDNTHACHSSLVLILMRGLPGSGKSTLARELLSTGPSGLILSTDDYFAHKDGYRYEPGLLGVAHEWNQSRAKGAMHDRRSPIIIDNTNIQAWEMKPYVKMALERGYRVDFCEPDTSWKLDPYELEKRNKHGVPQEKITQMLDRFSSPVSIDIVMSSQEPPHVHQRRRPEQPQRMRRNRDF